The window CGGTCAACTACTCCTCGGAGCTGCCGCTGGCTCAGGGCGTGCATTTCGGCTAGGAGCAACCGTCGATGCCCGAACGAGGCCGCCTGCCCCGGCCGACGGGCGCAGTCCCATCCTGCGCCGGCGCTGCGTTACCCATCGGCGCCACGCGTTCGTGAATCGTCAGCGGCTGTTGTACATGTGCCAGTATGGGCGCATGTCCGAGCCGACCGCCCGCCGACGCCTATCCCCGAAGGACCGGCGCAGCGAGCTGCTCGCCCTGGGCGCCGAGGTCTTCGGGCAGCGACCCTACGACGAGGTCCGCATCGACGAGATCGCCGAACGGGCCGGGGTGTCGCGTGCCCTGATGTACCACTACTTTCCCGACAAACGGGCCTTCTTCGCCGCCGTGGTCCGCGCGGAGAGCGAGCGGCTTTTCGAGGCCACCAACACCCCGGCGGCCGAGGGGCAAACCCTGTTCGACCGACTGCGCAGCGGCGTACTGGCCTACATGCGGTACGACGAGGAGCATCCGCACGGTGCGTGGGCGGCCTACATTGGGATGGGCCGCACCGACCCGGTGTTACGCGGCATCGACGACGTCGACAACGAGCGGCAGATGCAGCGGATCATGGCGGCGGTCACCGATGTGGTGTCCGGAGATCTGGGCTCCAAGGTCGAACGCGACCTGCAGGTGATCGTCTACGGCTGGCTGGCGTTCACCTTCGAGCTGTGCCGCCAGCGCATCCTGGATCCGTCGGTCGACGCCAACTGGCTGGCCGACTCCTGCGCCCACGCCCTGCTCGACGCGGTCGCGCGGGTCCCCGGAAT is drawn from Candidatus Mycolicibacterium alkanivorans and contains these coding sequences:
- a CDS encoding TetR/AcrR family transcriptional regulator; translation: MSEPTARRRLSPKDRRSELLALGAEVFGQRPYDEVRIDEIAERAGVSRALMYHYFPDKRAFFAAVVRAESERLFEATNTPAAEGQTLFDRLRSGVLAYMRYDEEHPHGAWAAYIGMGRTDPVLRGIDDVDNERQMQRIMAAVTDVVSGDLGSKVERDLQVIVYGWLAFTFELCRQRILDPSVDANWLADSCAHALLDAVARVPGIPAALAQAVRT